Within the Parus major isolate Abel chromosome 18, Parus_major1.1, whole genome shotgun sequence genome, the region CAGTAATGTAGATTTTTTGCAAGTGCATGCTGATGCTCTCAAGCAGCCACCTGGGTTGAGGATTACAAGGAAATAAGGCCTAGATCTCCATCAAGTTTCAGATTTGGACACACACTGTTCAGCTCTGGCATCATCTGGGACAGTTCCTGGAGCTCAGGATATAGAGACTTGCAGAGCCAGCTGAGGAAGGGAGAAAGCCTCAAAGCTTCTGTTCCAGTTTCTCTGCAGATAATTTATCCTTTTTATGGGAATTGCCCTCTAGAACAATTTTTCAATATCCTTGTTCCTCTGGTGTTCCCAACAGTGCTCTGAAGGTGGCAGTGCACAATAAATTTTTCTGGTATTTCACCTGCCTGAGatttctgtgcttcagaagATGTGGGTGTTTTGGTTAATGCAGTCACTGTATATCTGTATTTTCCCAGATGACTCTGGcagttttcctttgtaattCTTCATTATATTAATGGATAATGATAGCATTTTATCTTTACAGTCTTACACACTGTGAGCTATCTAGTTGTTTAaattgacttttttcccctttttgcttttttcacatttcttgtatctttttttctggttcattTGGAAACAAATCACTTGGAACTCATGTATAAGTCCTTTATCTCTAgtgtgtgctttttctttttttcatgtttcaactttccaggaaaaacatttccagaacCCTGAATGTATTAAATAAACACATCATGTTccataaaagaaacaaactggCTCAGTTGCTGATAGGGAACTGCTCATTTGTTTATTAAAAGCCAATGCTTTAAAAGTAAGAGAAGATAGCTGGGACTTTAGAAATGATGGAAAATTGGATTTCTTCTCTGTTATTGCAGGTGGCCTGGCATGACTCaatgtttttacatttgtttgcagaaactgatgcacattACAGACACTGTGACCAATTTACATTTAAAGCCAGGTATTTATTCCTATCtgtaattttaatctttttttagcTAGAAATGCATGCAGTCTTTCACACATTGACACATTATAGAGTTCTGTGGTTTGGAAATCTTAAACCATAGGTTCTTTGGCAGGCAAATTCAACTTTCAGAGGCAAGAGTACACATCTTGATTCTTGAAGTCAGTAGTTTCTGGAGTAAGTTAGGTTAACAAACTCTGTCTGAACACCCCCTCCTACACTCACTTAAATAATCTTCTACCATTCCTACTCATCCAAAATGACCACTGTCCTGGTACCTGCAGAACCAACCATGAAGGCTTTGTTTGTGGTCAGAAATCTCCAACATCAACGACTCTGTCATCTGTAGAATTACATTCTCacactggaaatgaaaattagagTTTAGGTGAGCAGttacacagcacagccagagctaTGAACCTGGTTGGCAGAAACTTGTAGTTTTAAGACAGTAATacttatatatttttaagaagcaaAACAGGGATGATTTATGGTAAACCATTCTTCTTCCTGGAGCTCCAAAGATCAATCAGTAAGTTATCAGGTTAGCAATCACAGTTATCAGGTTAGCAATCACAGTTATCAGGTTAGCAATCACAGTTATCAGGTTAGCAATCACAGTTTCTGTGCCCTTGTGAGACCTCCCCTGGGATGTTCTGAGGACTGgagtccctctgctctggagatgggctgggactgctgggggtgctcagccaagagaagagaaagctctggggagacctcattgtggccttccagtacttgAAAAGAGGTTATATGAAGACAGAGAGAAGCTTTTTCTAATGGTAAATGATATATTTACATAAGCTTTTTATATGGGTAAATAGTGCCAGGACAAAGAGGTCCAGCTAACGAAGAAAGGGTAGATTTAGATAAGATGTTGGGAACATATCCTTTCCTCAAGGGGTTGGTctcaggttgcccagagaggctgtggctgctccatccctcagTGTTCAAGGCTTGGAGCCTTGACCCTGGGTGGGGTTTGGGTGGGATCCCAGTGGTCAAGTGGGAGCTGTCCTTGCCCAAGGCATGGGAGTGCAACAAGATGAGGCTTAAGattctttccaacccaaaccattctgtcattctgtggttctatgaaCAGCTAATGTCTCCACAGGAAATGTGAGATAGATGTAAATGTAAACATGGAAAGTGGAGATCATCTGCCTTAAGTTGGAATGGTCCTGAAATTGCTGGGAAAGGGACAGATCTGTCTTGAGTGGAaagcagcccctgggagcaCAGGATGGTCTGTGATGCACTGGATCCCCAGGCAGCCTGCTCAGACACCTTGCCCTGACACATTCATTCATCATTCCTATTGCTGCACTGGGATTATTTCAAGTGGCAAATTCTTTATGCTTGGTTTTGAAGACCTGTTATGGCATTTACACAAATGTTTTGTTGTGTGAGGTCACTTGGGGGCAAATCACAAGAAATTGAGACATCATAAACAGCTGCAGTGGAACAGAAGGCAGAAGAAGGGGTGGTTCTTTGTGCAGGTGAATTGATACTGTGCAAAGAGCTTTTCTGTGGCTGCCCAGGCTGTTGGGGAGATAGGTCAGGCATGCAGATCTCACTGGACAGGCTATATTTATTCTGGCACTGCCTCTGTCACCAGGCCATACATAGCCACTCTCAATCAGGGCAAGCAGCCTCGACAAATCAGTGCtctgtgaaaatggaaaaggatcTTAATTAAAGCCTTAATGCAAAAGTTTACAGAAATACCATAGAATGCTCTGTCTGTACCTGGAGCCTTCATAGCCATGGTAAGTGATGgtgttttctctgtcttttggAATAGAAAAGACTTCTATTGTGAGTTTTATCTGAAATTTggattaaaatttgttttttaataataacaatGTCATTAAAAgttcagtgtttattttatgttttgccTCAAGGCAGAATAGAATGTACATActtgtatacacacacacatatatatttgtgtattttattataGTCTTGCCAACATACAGTAATTTTGCATAAAAGGAATCCAGATTTGCCTAGACCATACAAAGATGAGGAAAACAGACAAAGGAACAGTATTGCCCTGTTTATTAAATAACAATATTACACCATTGACTGGAAAATAACCTTCCTACTGTTTCAAGTTGCTGCTTTGGCATACAGAATTtcctatgtaaaaaaaaaataaaattgtttttttagaTAGgaatacttgaaaaataatgaatgtgaTTACTGTACTCTCATGAGATCTTTTGTTTCCCACAGCCATGGGTATCTTTTCTATCCTTGCTCTACCGCTGCTTCTCTTAGGGATCAGtggaattatttatatttaccaGTCAGTCAGGTGGCTGCTGTCCAAGTCAGCGGTGCAGAACAAGGTGGTGGTGATCACAGATGCCATCTCTGGACTAGGCAAGGGTGAGTTGTCTCATTTCTTCTCTTGTCAGAGAACAGAAGCAGAACAGAGTGACCCTCTGGGTGATAACCATGCACACGGTGCCTTGGATGTATTCATAACTGGCTGGATGAAGCACAagttaataaatacatttataaacaAATCCTATGATTTTTAAGTGTACATTTTTAGCCTCAGCCTTGGGAACCACTGGTGAGCTAGTaggagctgcagagctttgtatttatttaattcagtAGAAGGAGAGGGTTTCTATGAGCACTGAGTGCTATTTTTAGCATGTTGCTACTGTAAGATCTCATTACACAGGCTGTCAGTGCAGGGTAGCTGCTTAAACAGATGCCACCTTACTCTTTACATGTTCCTTTTCTGCCCTTAGAGACTTCAACAGTTCCTGCTTCTTGTGAACAGCAATGCTCACCCCTCTGTCTCTATTtgcttcccttccccctctATCACCctaattcctgcttttctcttggCATCCTCCAGTTCTTGCAGCTGGGCTGCCCTGTGTGACTTCAGAGGACAAGGAAGGGCGATGCCTTGGAGTGGCCAGCTAGAACAGAGGCCAGACAGTCAGAGGATAAAGTGGGTATTTATTAAAGACCTTCAAAAAATTCACCTTGGGCAGTCAAAGcctcccaggggctgcacccaagCTGGGTGATGGTCATGAGGTTTTCAGGCAGAAATAAGTTTGGCCAATTTGCAATCAGGGTTTAATCCTtcaattccagcttcaggtaatgaagtcatatTCCCCCACTTTGATTTATCCtccaattcacttttgtttgtgctttctgGGGCCTGAGGCTGTGGTGTGTCCTTGGATCTCAGGCCCAGAGGGATTGTTTGGTCTGACCAAAATGTGAGGACAGCAGCTGACACTCTGTATGCGGTTCAGAGTTATGCACTAATGCAGTGCAGGacatgaaaaatagaaaagctaaaagctGAATCAAGAGTATGCAATAATTTGTCTGTTTAAACAGCTGATGGCCTGGGTGGCCAGCCACTTACCATCTCTAGTCCAGAGGAGGTCACAAAGATGACCAAAGGGCTCTACTGTGAAACAGGCTGGCAGAGAGGGGCTGTTCAGCtcagagaagggaaggctctggaAAGACCTTAGAGCcacttccagtgcctgaaggggctccaagagagccAAAAAGGGACTTTGAGCAGGGGCCTGGTGTGACAGGACATGGAATGGTGTCCCattgccagagggcagggatggatgggatattgggaaggaatccttcACTGGGAGGGTGAGaaaccctggcacagggtgcccagagcagctggggctgcccctgggtccctggcagtgcccaaggccaggctggacattggggctggagctcctgggacaggggaaggtgtccctgccatggctggggtggctctggtTTGTGGGGCACTGGACAGGCTCCCCATGAATGGgcacagagctcaagaagcatttggacaattcCCTTGGGCACAGGGTGGGACTCAGGGACAATTCCCtggggcacagggtgggatcCTGGCCTTGGTGCTGGGCTGCACtctgatccttgtgggtcccttccatcACAGCAGGTTCTGTGAATCTGTGACCCCTCTGGGTGAGCTGGAGGAGAACAAGCCCAGGCCCTGACTGTGCCCTTCTGCAAAAGTTAACCCTCTTCTGCCCAGAACCaggacattttatttccatttttttggaTAGAGGCATGGTTTAGAGTACTTCCACTGAGACTGGATGTATTGTAGAATTATATGATGTCTGGTTTTCTAgctaaaaaaatctcacttggAGCAGAAATATCATTGGTGCTGAATTTATTTGGCTGTGTCATCAACGTAAATCTTGGAATCTTccagtaagaaagaaaatttactgAACATTTCTCCAGCACTGCATGAACCCTAGggaatattttcctaatttcaGCTTCCTTattattcctctttttccttttctttttttccttttattaatgttttttccctctgggtAGCTGTTACCTGTCTCTTGAGACAAGAAAGGCAATTGTGTATTTGTGGTGCCTCCCCACTCCTTTTCATGTAGATGAAAAATGAGGTAACTCAAAGCACTTCTATTTTATTACCCTAAATATTCCTGTGACCAGTATCCCATAGGTTGACACTGGGATGTTATTTGCAATCTTGAATGATTCcaaataatgcaaaattaaCTTTCCACTCAGGCATAAGTGATGGCCATTCAttcaaagctttaaaatacCAGCTGTGTGGCCAGCTGCTGTGGATGTGGGCTCTAAGGAATCAGCCACATTCTTTTCCTACATGCCAGAATTTCTGGACTAAAGCCAACATTCATCAAagttaaaaaagagaaacaaatcgATGGTGATTGAAGATGTTTTCAGTGGTTTGTGGTTGTTATTGAAACCTTGTTCCTGTTTCTTCTGAGTGCAGTAACTCAGAAAAGTACAGGGAAGTTCTAGAGGAGAACATTGCTTTCCCTTTTTACCTTTATTGCTGTTCACATAGAAGtctttatctcattttttttttcacaagattGCCTCAATTGTTGGAAAATGCTGCTATATTTGTTCTGGAAAACTCTTTTGggcattaaattaaaaatccttctttgctagaaaaaagaaaaaaataaaatggaaggtGTTCATAAAACTACTGctgtaaataatgaaaaagattGCTTAAATAAAAGCTTCCAGCTGCACAAGTTTGCAAAACTACCAGGGTGGATCCATAAATAATTCCATGCAGATATTAAGAGCCTAACATGATAATTTAAGAAATCTAAAATGGTTAGATTAGCATAACTGGATTTCCTGTGGGTACTGAAATctgaaggaaatgtttcttgGAGGGCAGCAAACCATCACACCAGGCTCCTTCTGTTCAACAAAGGAGCTGAGACAAACCAAACAGGCTGGCAAGGCACTGCAGGACCGTGTTCCTGTTCTTCCCATGCTGATTGTCAGGTGGATTTAATTAGGGACCAGACAGGTCTTTTTGAAGAAAGACccaatcaggaaaaaataacttcattttcaaTCATATGAGCACACAAACTCAACCCACTGCCAATTAACTCTGGCTGCACCCAAAGCAGACCTCTGGTTGCATCCTCAGGCCTATCTGCAAGGATTTATCTATTCTgagaaaaaaccaacaaaggCAGGCAGTTGTGAAGCTTTCCTGGTTAGGAGGACAGCCTTGATGGGTTCCTGGACTGAGCATCACTGTTTCAGTTCAGCTGAGCTTGAACAGGCACCTGtggcagcctgcagctgccagagaGATCCAAACAACACTGAATTCCTCAGGAAAGCCCATGGGGTTTCTACACttcatgtttttaaacacatttctctgCTCAGACAGACAGGATGGTGAGGAACATATTCTCCCTCAACACCACCTAGAGAGCAGACACAAGTCTTTGAGGTGTTCCAGCCTTGTGTTTCAGAATTTAGCTTGGATATCCCCACCAAGACCTGCACTGATGGGTTGGTTTCAGTCCTGTAGCCAGTGCTGAGTGGGGTGAGGGGTAGCACTGATTGCCAGTTCCTGTTGTTATTTGAGCTCCCACAATCAGAAATGCACTGTCATAATTCACTTGTgtaaaaaagggagaagaattCTCTGAGATCTGTCTTAAATTGAGGTAAACTCCTAGCTTAGAATATGTCTGagtgaagaaaatgcagttcCAGCCCTGCATTCCCAAAACTTTTTGGTGCTTTTCTCAGGAAGGCTTCAGGGAATGCAGCTGAACAAACTGGTCCCTGATGCCTCTGCTCACTGGGGAGGTTTAGGGCTCAGGGGATGAAGGTTTGGGATGGATTACATCTGGAGGAGAGGGTCTTTTGGAGAAAGGATCTCTCATGGGGGCTGCACCAGGGGACCAGTGAAAGCAGGTTTACCTGTATTCCTGTTTTTCAAAGCTGTGGGTGAGTTCTGTGTTGCTCAGGTTCATGCAGGTggcacacagggctggctgGTTTCTTTATAGAGCAGCAGACATGAAGCTTTGCAAAAGAtgcagtttgtatttttatgtgtaGTTTTATTTGCAAGAGTGTCTGGGAAGGATAGAGAGAAAATTTTTTCTAACTTGATCTCATAATCCAATAACTGACATAgttatttcttaattattttttactaaatCCTACTACTGAGCAGTGTCATTGTGCTGTACTATTAACTATGCATTATCCCTTTccattaaatttaatttattcctcACCTATGTACTATTACAAAtcaatcctttcttttttttctcatattattttggaattaattatttcaaagcaCAGATTCAACACCCTTAGCAAAACCAGCATCCCATttcaagcaaaataaacaaaaccaattttctgctattgtaattatttttaaaatataaatatattaatatataatatttatttattatataaataaatatatatttttaatgtatttctctCCTAGAATGCTCTCGTGTGTTTCATGCAGGAGGAGCAAGGCTGGTGTTGTGTGGCAGGACATGGGAAAAGTTAGAAGCCCTTTATGATGCCTTAATTAGTGTGACAGACCCCAGCACGGTAGGTGTTCACAGCCTGGGATAAACCTTGCCTGGGGACAGAATGTAATTTTAGATCCAGTAAAACAATGTACAAGAAATatgattttctctctgtggtAGCTTTGGTCACCCAGGtaataaaaccaaacacagcccagagagacagagaaagaaacaccTTTAGAGCATGGTGCCACAATCCTGCTCTCTGGAGCTAATCCTGTGAAGCATCTGactgctcctcatcctccagGAACATCCTGAGTGTTCTGAACAAACCACCCAGCTAGAAATCCTCAGCAGAGGAATTTGCCTGATAATTTGGATGAAAGGGATCCAAAGGCTTCATTCAGTGTCAGGAAATGCCAtcagatttttaatataattattgtGCTCAAGGAGTGGGAGATAGGTCTAAAGATCAAATTCATTTTGAGCTTCACTATTTGGGGAAATGTCCCAGGTAGAAGGGATTTGGAGTAAAAAAGGAACATTATCTTTTCCTCATGGCCACTGGCAGTGGGCATGCAGGAGtgcccctgctccagctttcTGGCAGGTTTTTCCTGAGGCTCATGGCAAAGCTTCTCCTCTGTGACCAGCACAGAGCTGACTCATTCCAGGGCACAGGTGTTCCTGAAGGCATCACATAAATTTTGCAGCCATTGTTCATCAGACCTACAaatatttgtgggttttttttgcagtgggTTTCATTCATCTGCATAAATAACCACAAAAGTATTGTGCTCATGTTAGACTGTACAGATTCAGCTAGAGAAAATATTAACTATGATTAAGGGTTCTGGATTACATTGTCTAAGTCAAGATAAAAGTTCAAGTCATTCTTCTGTCCCACAGCtgacaaaatgtgtttttgcaGAAATCATACACATGTAAAGTCCATTTGTATAAcctaaagcaaaacaaaccattcCTACCTTCCATGTGTCCCACGTGTATGCAGCTCATCTCTCAAAGCACTAAACCCCAGTCTCTTGTCAGCAAAGGGTTCTTCCCAGAAAGAGCAGGACTTGAATTGCCAGGAGTCACCCTTGTGTCCATTTTCTGTCTCCACTGATGACAAGAGAGACAAAACTCACAGGGAGCTTGTCCAGCTGACCCTTCCCATGGGTTCTGTTTCCTCTGAAGTTCAGTGTTTGTGAATCCCATCATCACAGGACCACaggatgggttgggttggaagggatcttaaacaccacccatcccaccccagccatggcagagaccccttccctgtcccaggagctcccagccccatccagcctggccttgggcactgccagggatccagggacagccccactcccctccctcacagggaaggatttccccaatatcccatccagccctgtcctctgggaagccattccctgtgtcctgtcactccaggccttTGTCCAAAGTCCCTTTTCAGCTTTCTTGGAGCctctttaggcactggaaggagcATTAAAGtcccccagagccttctccaggctgaacaagcccagctctcaTTGCTGAACTATCTTCTGTCTAGAGCCAGTTAAACTTAAAATCTTAGGTTTGCATGAGAATGACAAAACCACTTTCAAGGTAAATTCATTTACAAgacaaggaaacagaaatagaaacagaaatacaacTTTATATAACAAGTACCATTGAAATGAGTCTTTTGTTTATCAGACCTATGCACCAAAGCTGATCCTGCTGGACATCACAGACATAAGCTGCATTCGAGATGTAGCTAAGGAAATCCTGAACTGCTATGGCTGTGTGGATATACTGATCAACAATGCAAGCATGAAGGTGAAAGGAGCAGTGCAGAGCATTTCACTGGAACTTGATAAAAAGATAATGGATGCCAACTATTTTGGACCTATAACGTTAACcaaaggtattttaattttgtttttcttttttttttgctgttagcACTTAAAGCACATTGACAATTAAATGGGTTAATACTGCAACCAGCTCTGCATGTAGAATTCAGGTGAAGTCTAGAAGACAATTTCCAGCTGTTGGAATTTGCAGTATTGAGATAACCTTCACTGAATCTGTGTTATTTACACAAAAGCTGTTGCTTCTTTTCACTAAATCCTTTCAGCTCTTTTACTTACATGGTTCTTtattgcatttctctttttttttcagccattcTTCCTAACATGATCTCAAGAAGAACTGGCCAAATTGTTCTAATTAACAGCATCCAAGGGAAAATAGGAATTCCATTTCGTGCAGCTTGTAAGTTATACATTGCAAAAACATACATTCTAATGAGGAGTCCATGACACTCATCAGAAGTTATTAAAAGTGCAAATTTGCATCTAAATTCAGTATTACTACAGTatttggctggtttttttttttctaattggaACTCAATTAGAAATAGTTAAAATACTACCTTTGAAATGTAACTGCTGCCTAGGGGACTTGAGAATAGGATGATAAAAAAAGTCacagtgaattttaaatatatatatataaaaatatatattgtatagTTAAAATCTATATCTGATCTAGACTTGTGCATATCTATAGAAACCTTCACAAAGAGTAGtgtgtaaatataaaatatgagtAGGTAAGAGCTACTGCTTTGTGAAGCAATAATGCATTTAGGTGTGGGAGTTTAAAAGGAGATGTAGGAATTGCTTCCTGCTTGGCTTTCCAGAAATTTTTTGAGGTCTTTCATCCAAAACTCCTAAGGAATTGAGGCTGTTCTGAATTATTATGGAAGGTCTttgcattaataaaatacaaaaagaatgGACAGAAAATAGAGATGTAAATAGACATTTTAAACTTAGGACAGATGTAAACAGACATTTTTAGCTTGACAGAAAATCAGAGTGTGTGATGGGCTCTGCATTTAAAAGCCTCAGAATTGTGAATTATAGTCTCATGAAAGCAAACTACAGTGACATAAGCTGTaaggacagcagcagaaaaaataaattaaaacatgtcTTTATGTCTTTGTAAATCtatgcataaataaatttataaatccACACAGAGCCCACATCTCAAACATGGTGTGCTGTTCTGGTCTCCCTCCTCAAAAGAACTGCAAAAAAGTCTCAGAGAGGAAACAACAGATTGCTGTGACATCTGGAATGTTTCCCATCTAGGGAACAGACAGTGGTGGCAAGATAAACTGCATGTGTGTAAAACATAACAAGGAGAAGAGCCTGAGAAAGTTTTTACAATACCCCTAGCAATATTTCTTTGCTTGAAATGAAGCTGCCAGGAGAAGAGATGTCAGAATGAATGCATGGAGAATCATCTCTCTACTCCCAGAGCCCACCTGCCATTGCCCAGATATGCACAGGTGGATTTTCTCTGTAAACTGAGTCAAATAAAAGTGCTCGAGCACTTTGCAGTTCTGCTGCACTGAACACAGTTCTGTTTGCTGGTCAAGTTTCACATGTTATCATCTTATTCAAATTGTTCTCAGCAAAAGCCTCTAAAAGGAGATTAAAAAGTCTTGACATTTAGTAACTTTAAAATTCACTTTAGCATTAGAAGTAGCTGAgattgctgctgcagggcaaAGCCCAAATCAGTGCACAAAGCATGAAGAACACTGCATTCCAGCAGTGGACATGaatttcactgcatttcatGGATGTGTTACAGTGTGAGGACTCATCTCAGGGACAATTCCATCCACCAAAGACATTTTTGAACTGTAGAGATCACAGAATtgttatttctgtgctgtttctgaCTGGGAAATGCAGACATGGGCTGAGCCTGTATGCACAATTATTCTGTATAGATAATTTCTTAttgcttgttttaaatatgATAATTTCACTGAGTGAAATACTTCTTTTGCATTTTGGTTCATCATTCCATGCTCATTTTCCCTAACATTGGTACTTTATTATACACCTGCTGCCTTGCAATCACTTATCTAAACATGCATATGTGTGCTTTTTACTTCTAGATGCTGCTTCCAAGCATGCTGCTGTAGGCTTTTTTGATTGTCTTAGAGCTGAAATGGAAGAATTTGATATTTCTGTCAGCACTGTGAGTCCAACCTTCATCTGTTCCTACCATCGCCCACCAGCACCAGGCAACTGGGAGGCATCCATTTGGAAATGTAAGTTTGGGTGGATGAAGATGAGGCACATAAAGCAGGAGGGAGGCTTTTCCagggtgaaaaagaaaaggaaatataatggaaatgacagaaagcagcaaaagaaaagaggtATTAGGGAGGTAAAATTAGCCTGGTGAAATGAGGAGGAACGTGGAATGAGACAAGGTTATGTAAggaaatcaataaaataataaataaatacactggGGCATCAGGAGTGGAGGGGGAGGAGAGCATGAAAGGTCCAAAGGATTGCTCCTGCTCTTAAGGACTGTAAGGATTTTACCTCAGTTATAAAAGGGTCTTGGCCACATACTGATGGGGAGAATGGGGTGGGGAAGGGATTGAAAGTGATTCACTAGTTGTGTATCTTTTTAACACCATtccctctgtctgtctgtctgtctgtctgtctgtctgtctgtagctctcactcctctctcctttACAGTCTTTTTCAGGAAGGTGTCCTATGGTGTGCACCCCGTGGAGGTGGCAGAGGAAGTCCTTGCCACAGTgagcaggaggaagcaggaggtgCTCATGGCCAACCccatccccagagcagcagtttACATTCGGACATTCTTCCCCGAGCTGTTTTTTGCCATTGTTGCCTCAGGGATTAGGGAAAAGCTgaagacagaagaggaaaattgattttgttcagttattttccttgcttttgagctgggaaaaaaaaaaaaaaaaagttttttgttttgaatgtttTGAATGTTGGTGACTTGTGCTGCTTGCTGTGAGTGGAACAGTGCCACTATCACACACACATATTCATCTGTAAAGCTTCTGCTCCTCTGGTTTTAGGGAGTGTGACAATTGGAACCAAactgctcttgctgctgcaaGTCCCTCTGCTCATATAACTTCAGATCCAGCTCACTTACATGTCTCATTCATTGATAGAATCACCAAACATGAATGGAATTCTGAGGGCAAAGGAATATATCTCATTTTGCAGGGACGTGAAGcttctgctgtgtctctgaTTGA harbors:
- the DHRS7C gene encoding dehydrogenase/reductase SDR family member 7C gives rise to the protein MGIFSILALPLLLLGISGIIYIYQSVRWLLSKSAVQNKVVVITDAISGLGKGGARLVLCGRTWEKLEALYDALISVTDPSTTYAPKLILLDITDISCIRDVAKEILNCYGCVDILINNASMKVKGAVQSISLELDKKIMDANYFGPITLTKAILPNMISRRTGQIVLINSIQGKIGIPFRAAYAASKHAAVGFFDCLRAEMEEFDISVSTVSPTFICSYHRPPAPGNWEASIWKFFFRKVSYGVHPVEVAEEVLATVSRRKQEVLMANPIPRAAVYIRTFFPELFFAIVASGIREKLKTEEEN